GCGAAGAGACGCAGCTCGTCGATCGGGAACTTCCGCTCGGCGAGGATCTTGCGCATGACCGTGCCGACCTGACCGGTGGCTCCGACGATTCCGACCTTCACGGGGACTCCTCCGTACGTTTGTGCAGGGTGCTGCCGCTCCATGATGGGTATCACCCGGGGCTGCTTGTCCAATCCATTGTCCGAGGATCGGGACGCCTGCCAAGACGACGAAGGGGCGGGCGCCGGTTGCGGCACCCGCCCCTCAGTGATCGTTCCGGGCTGTTACGGGGTGACCTTGCCGATCACCACGCTGCCCGCGCCCGCGACCGTGCCGCGCGCGTTGACCAGCTGGACCTCGCCGAAGAACTGCCGGCCCTCGGGCGCGGCACCGGCGACCAGCACCTCGGCGCCGACCTTGGCGGAGCCGCCGTTGGCCAGCGGGTACGTCTTCGCCGCGTCGACCTGGACGCTGCCGAGCGAGGCGGAGTAGTACACGTCCTTGTAGTCGAAGGTCGTGCCGCCCGCCGCCTGCACCGAGTAGCCGTCGACGACGATCGTGTACGTGCCCGCTGCCGGCTTCGCCAGCGAGACGGACTCCTCCGAGTCGCCGTCCGCCGACTGGCCGACCTGCTTGCCGTTCAGCAGCACGGTCAGGTCGAGGTCGGCGGCCTTGTCGGAGGTGTTGCCGATGGCCACGTCGAGCCGCTCGACGCCCTCACCGATGGTGACGGTCCTCGTCTGCTGCTCGTGGTGCTGGATGGTCGGGGTCTCGACCTTGGCCGAGCCCAGCGAGCCGCCCTTGAGCTTGCCCTCGATGCCGGCGAACTTGTTCGTCACCGTCCACTCGACGGCGGCCGGGGTGCCGACCTTCGCCTCGGCGACGGTCTGCACGGCCGGGTCGAAGTTCGCGCCCAGCACCGACACGTCCAGCTTGAACGGGTTGTCCAGGTCGGGCGACGTGCGACGCGACTCGACCTCGATCTCCCAGACGCCCGGCGTCGGGTTGGCGTACGAACGCAGGTCCGGACGGCAGGTGTTGGCCGGGTTGTAGTGCGGGTAGCACGCGGTGGACGCGGTCGACTCGATGGCCACGCCGTACGGGTGGATCGCGATGAACCGGGTCTGGCTCTTCTCCTTCAGGCCGCCGAGGGCGACCTCGAGGGACTTGGCGCCGGCCGGGACCTTCACGAAGTACGACTTGTGGCTGTTGCGCTGCACCGTGCCGGACGCGGAGTACGCGTAGCCGGGCGCGGCCAGGTCCTTGGCGACCACGACGGTCGACAGGATCTGCTTGTCGACGCCCTCGGTGCGCTCGTCGTCCAGCTCCAGGATGGCGCTGTGCACACCGGCGGTCTGCGGCTTCGCCTCGACCTTGACGGTCACCGGCTTGTTCAGCGGGAGCGTGATGTAGTCGTACGCGGTGGCCGCCTTGAAGGTGCCGTCGTTGTACTTCCAGTTCAGCTCGTGCCGCACGCCGTACGCCGGGCCGGAGGTCCGGGTGATGGTGACGTCGTACGTCTTCTTCTGGCCGACCTTCAGGCCGCCCTCGCGGTCGTACACGCCGGTGCCGGTGTGCGGGGCCGGGAAGATGACGGTGTCGACCGGGGCCTCGACCTTGTAGTCGTGCGCGGTCGCGCCGTCCTCGATCGACTCCCAGGCCTCGTTGATGTCGATGAGGCCGGAGCCCTGCTCGTGCGCGGCGACACCCGGGATCCGCGTCGCGGTCGAGGTGAGCGCGGTGCGCAGGGTGAGCGGGGAGAGCTCGATGCCCTTCTGCTTCGCGGCGGAGAGCAGCAGCGCGCTCGCGCCCGCGACCTGCGGGGAGGACATCGAGGTGCCGTTGAGCATCCCGTAACCGGCGGGCAGGGTGTAGCCCGCCTCGGGCACGCCGGCGCCGGCCTGCCAGGTCGGGATGGTGTTCACGGCCGAGCCGGGACCGGTGATGGTCGGGGTGAAGCCGCCGTCCTCACGCGGGCCGCGCGAGGAGAAGGGGAACATGGCGTACTTCTTCTCCACGGCGGAGCCGTAGTTGGCCGCCCAGGTGGACTGGGAGATGGCCGCGCCGACCGAGAGGACCTTGTCGGCCAGGCCGGGGTCGCCGATCGTGTTGATGCCCGGGCCGGAGTTGCCGGCCGAGATGACCAGCTGGACGCCGTGCTCGTCGATCAGCCGGGTGTACAGGCGGGCGCGGACGTTGTCGCCGTCGTTCTGCGCGGGCAGGCCGCCGATCGACATGTTGACGATGTCGACGCCGCGGTTGACGACGAGGTCCGTCATGCCCTCCATGAGGGCGGTGTTGGTGCAGCCGCCGGTCCAGGTGCAGGCGCGGGAGGACACGATCTTCGCGCCGGGGGCCGCGCCGTTCATCCGGCCGCCGAAGAGGCCCTTGGCGGCGGTGATGCCGGCGACGTGGGTGCCGTGCGAGGACTCGACGATGCCGATGTTGACGAAGTCGCGCTTCTGGCCGACCCAGGTGCCGCCCAGCGGGTCCATCGGGACGTCCTTGCGGATCTCCACGACGAACGGGGTGCGCTCGGCGACCTCGGTGTCCGGGTTGTCGGTGCCGAAGTACCCGACCTGGAAACCGTCCTTGTACGGCTTCATCGGCTCGTTGTCCGTGAAGTCGTTGTTCTGGTCGGTGTCCACGCGGACGGTGCCGGTGGCCTGGTCGTACAGCATGCCGAAGACGTCGGTGGTGTCGCCGTCGCGGTTGATGTCACCGGCCGGGTCGCCGCCCGCGGTGATCGCCTCGCTGAAGCGGCTCCACTGGTACGCGCCCTCGGGGGCCTTCCAGGACTGCTGGCCGGCGGTGAACACCGGGCCGGCGACCGGGGTGACCTGCGCGCGCCACGTGGCGTCGCCCTCGGTCAGCGGGTCGGTGGCGGTGACCCAGTCGACGATCTTGCGCTCGCCGGTGCTGGTCTTCTGCAGTGCCGGGTGACCGAGGTCGACGCCGGAGTCGAGGATGCCGATGGTCACGCCGCGGCCGTCGGCCTTGGGGTGGTCCTCGACGAACTCGACCGCGCCGGTCTCGTGCGACGGGTTGTACGGGTTCTTCGCCGGGGTGTTCTTGCCCGGGGCCGGGTACGTCGTCGCGGTGGCACCCGCGGCGGAGCCCTTGGCGCCCGCGTCCGGCGTCGGGTCGTCCAGGACGACCTCGGCCTGGAGGTCGACCGCCTGGACGGAGGAGAGCTTGGTGGCCGCCGTGATGGCGGCGTCGGCCTTGGCGGTCGGCAGCGTCGCGCGGACGTAGCCGAGCTTGTCGTCCCGCTTGCCGACGGAGCCGCCGGGGACGGCGTCGAGCTGGCCGGCGACCTGCTCGGTGGCGCCGGGCGCGGTGGCGACGAGGATGGTGACGTTCTTCTCGCCCGCGGCCTCGGCCGCGTCGAGCCGCTGGGCGTCGGTGGCGCCGAGCTTGTCCGCGGAGTCGGAGGACTTGACCGGGGGAGTGGTCGCCGGGTCGTCGGCGGCCAGGACCGGAGCGGCACCGGCCGCGATCAGCGCGGTCACCAGTCCGGCGGCCGCGGCGACGCGGGCCGCCCGTCTGTGCCCGGGGGTCGAGCGCCCGGGTATGGAGCTCTGCGATTCGGGGGTGGTCATTTACATCCCTGGATGTGAAAGAGAGGGTCCGGATTTCGGTACCGGATGACCGCTCAGCCTTTCGTAAATGACCAGGGTTTGTGGAGAGTTGTCGAGTGGCGGAATGCGCGAGTGGCGTACATCCGCCACAGGGGGACATACGCCACGGGGGGCGAATCACCCCCAACAGGGGTGATTCGCGGCGATGGTTAGTTTTCCTTTGTACGGGCGTAGTGGCGCGAGGCCTTGGCCCGGTTGCCGCAGACCGCCATCGAGCACCAGCGTCGCGTGCCGTTCCGCGAGGTGTCGAAGAAGTGCAGGATGCACGCCTCGTGCGCGCAGGACCTGATCCGGTCGGGCGCGGTGCGCAGCAGGTCGAGGTAGTCGCGGGCGGCCGTCCAGGCGGGACCCCAGGCCGGGTCGCGGAACTCGGGCCGCTCGCCGGGCCCTTCGGTGGTGAGCGTGGCGCGGATCCGGCCGTGGCCGAGGATCGCGTCGAGGCGCTCGGTGGCGGCGGGGTCGCCGGGCCGGTCGACCAGTCCCTTGAGCGCGTCCCGGGCCGCCAGGGTGTGCCGGAGCGTCGTCGCGTCGGCGGTGAAGCGGTCGTCGAGGCCGTTGGCCGTCAGCCAGACCGCCAGGCCGGCCGGATCGGTGAGGAGGTCCTGCCGTACGCCCTCCTTCATCCACCGGGTGTTGAGCAGGTCCAGGGAGACGGGCTCACCGGTGAGCGGGCGGGGGTCGGAAACGGTCATGGACGGACTCCCTCGCTCCGTTGGCCTCGTTGCTAACCCCTCAAGAGTACGTGACCGGTTGCGCTCGGCCGCACCTAACCTCTAAAGTCGGATTAAGAGGTTAGCCCGACGAGGGCCGGCCACGCGACGAGGGGACAGTCATGTCTGCGATCGGCACGCTGAGCACGGGGCACATCGGCATCAACGTCACGGACATCGAGAGGTCCCTGGCGTTCTACGGCGAGGTCCTCGGCTTCGAGGTGATCGGCGAGGGCAAGGAGGAGGGGCAGCGCTTCGCCTTCCTCGGTCAGGGCGGCAAGCTCGTCGTCACGCTGTGGCAGCAGGCGGAGGGTGCGTACGACTCCGGCCGCGCGGGCCTGCACCACCTGGCCTTCGAGGCCGAGTCCATCGACCACGTGCGCGCCGCGGAGGCCGCGCTGAAGGCGCGGGACGTCTCCTTCGCGTACGAGGGCGTCGTCGCCCATCGCGAGGGTGCGGCGTCCGGCGGCATCTTCTTCCACGACCCGGACGGCACCCGCCTGGAGATCTACGCCCCGACCGGCGCGGAGGGCGCGGAAGCCCCCAACGAGTCGGCCCCGACCTGCGGCTTCTTCTAGGCCGTACGGCCCGTCGGTCCCTCTCGCCCCCGCACCGCCACCGTCAGGAGGACCTCATGGACACCGCACCCGCCTACCACCCCGGCTCCCTGGCGGTTCAGGAGCGAGTCGGGGTCCGCGACCTCGCCGACCATGTCGGCCGCTCGATCGGCGCCGGCATCAAACCCGTCGCCGCCGCCTTCCTCGAACTCCAGCCCATGCTGGTGCTCGGCGCGGCGGACGCCGAGGGAGACGTGTGGAGCTCCCTGCTGACCGGTGCGCCCGGCTTCGTGCGGGCCACCGGCCCGGCGCGGATCTCCATCGCCGGCGGCCTCCCCGAGGGCGATCCGCTCGACGGGGCCTTCGACGGCGGCGCGCCGGTCGGCACGATCGCCCTCGACCCCCGCACCCGCCGCCGGATGCGACTCAACGGCATCGCGTCACCCAGTGCGCGCGGCCTGGCCGTCGAGGCCGGGCAGGTCTTCGCGAACTGCCCGAAGTACCTCCAGAAGCGCGAGCTGTACGGGGCCGAGCCCGGCGCCCGTGCCGGTGCCGTGCGGCGCGGCCGGGCGCTCGGCCCCGCCCAGGAGCGGTTCATCCGCGCCGCCGACACCTTCTTCGTCGCCACCTCCGCGCCGGACGGGGTCGACGCCAGCCACCGCGGCGGGAATCCCGGATTTGTGAGAGTCGTCTCGCCGACCGAGCTGGCCTGGCCCGACTACCAGGGGAACTCGATGTTCCTCACCCTCGGCAATCTGGAGGCCGACGGCCGCGCCGGCCTGCTGTTTCTCGACTGGAGCACGGGCGACACGCTGCAGATCACCGGGACCGCGCGCACGGAGTTCGGACCGGAGGGCCGGACGACCTACGTTAGAATTCAACAAACTGTGGAATCGGAGGGGGCGAGTCCGTTGCGCTGGTCGGCGCCCGACTACTCGCCGGCCAACCCTCCCCTCGACGAAGGAGCGCAATGGGCGGAGTGACGCAGACGGCCGAGGCGGAGGCCCCCGCGGCCGTCGTACCCGGCCCCGCGCCCCACGACCACGACACCGTCCACGCCCCCGCTCCCGCCCGCACCGGCTGGGCGGCCCGGATCGCCCGGGTCGCCGCCGCCGGCCCCCCGCGCCCCCGGCTCCGTACCGTCCTCGCGGCGACGGCGCTCAGCACCGTCGCGCTGCTCTGCCTCGTCGCCCTCGGCGGGGTCGTCCACCACCCGCTGCTCATCCCGCCGCTCGCCGCCAGCATGGCGCTCGTCGCCGGCGCGCCCGACCTGCCGCTCTCCCAGCCCCGCTCGGTCATCGGCGGCCAGCTGCTCTCCACGCTCACCGGCTTCGCCGTGCTCGCGATCGCCGGTCCCGGCCTGTGGACCGCGGCGGTCGCGGGCGGACTGGCGCTCGGCGTGATGATGCTGGCCCGCACCCCGCACTCCCCGGCCGCCGCCACCGCGGTCATCGTCGCGCTCCAGGACCCGCCGTTCCGGACGTTCGTCGGACTGGTCGCGCTGGCCTGCGCGCTCCTGGTGACCGCCGGACTCATCGGCTCGCGCCTCACCGGCCGCCGCTATCCGACCTATTGGTGACAGCGGGGGGCGGGCCTACGGTGCCGCCCCCTAATCTCGCTCCATGGTCCAGGAGTTGAGGGTGGCGGCCTACGCCGTGTGTGTGCGCGACGACCAGATCCTGCTCGCCCGCTGGGTGGCCCGGGACGGCACCCGGCAGTGGACACTGCCCGGCGGCGGCATGGATCACGGCGAGGATCCGCTCGACACCGTGGTCAGGGAGGTGGAGGAGGAGACCGGTCACCTCGTCGAGGCGACCCGGCTGCTCGGCGTCGACACGATACGACGCCGCTGGTCACGCCGGTTCGGCGCGGACGCCGACTGGCAGGGCCTG
This sequence is a window from Streptomyces sp. HUAS YS2. Protein-coding genes within it:
- a CDS encoding S8 family serine peptidase; translation: MTTPESQSSIPGRSTPGHRRAARVAAAAGLVTALIAAGAAPVLAADDPATTPPVKSSDSADKLGATDAQRLDAAEAAGEKNVTILVATAPGATEQVAGQLDAVPGGSVGKRDDKLGYVRATLPTAKADAAITAATKLSSVQAVDLQAEVVLDDPTPDAGAKGSAAGATATTYPAPGKNTPAKNPYNPSHETGAVEFVEDHPKADGRGVTIGILDSGVDLGHPALQKTSTGERKIVDWVTATDPLTEGDATWRAQVTPVAGPVFTAGQQSWKAPEGAYQWSRFSEAITAGGDPAGDINRDGDTTDVFGMLYDQATGTVRVDTDQNNDFTDNEPMKPYKDGFQVGYFGTDNPDTEVAERTPFVVEIRKDVPMDPLGGTWVGQKRDFVNIGIVESSHGTHVAGITAAKGLFGGRMNGAAPGAKIVSSRACTWTGGCTNTALMEGMTDLVVNRGVDIVNMSIGGLPAQNDGDNVRARLYTRLIDEHGVQLVISAGNSGPGINTIGDPGLADKVLSVGAAISQSTWAANYGSAVEKKYAMFPFSSRGPREDGGFTPTITGPGSAVNTIPTWQAGAGVPEAGYTLPAGYGMLNGTSMSSPQVAGASALLLSAAKQKGIELSPLTLRTALTSTATRIPGVAAHEQGSGLIDINEAWESIEDGATAHDYKVEAPVDTVIFPAPHTGTGVYDREGGLKVGQKKTYDVTITRTSGPAYGVRHELNWKYNDGTFKAATAYDYITLPLNKPVTVKVEAKPQTAGVHSAILELDDERTEGVDKQILSTVVVAKDLAAPGYAYSASGTVQRNSHKSYFVKVPAGAKSLEVALGGLKEKSQTRFIAIHPYGVAIESTASTACYPHYNPANTCRPDLRSYANPTPGVWEIEVESRRTSPDLDNPFKLDVSVLGANFDPAVQTVAEAKVGTPAAVEWTVTNKFAGIEGKLKGGSLGSAKVETPTIQHHEQQTRTVTIGEGVERLDVAIGNTSDKAADLDLTVLLNGKQVGQSADGDSEESVSLAKPAAGTYTIVVDGYSVQAAGGTTFDYKDVYYSASLGSVQVDAAKTYPLANGGSAKVGAEVLVAGAAPEGRQFFGEVQLVNARGTVAGAGSVVIGKVTP
- a CDS encoding CGNR zinc finger domain-containing protein is translated as MTVSDPRPLTGEPVSLDLLNTRWMKEGVRQDLLTDPAGLAVWLTANGLDDRFTADATTLRHTLAARDALKGLVDRPGDPAATERLDAILGHGRIRATLTTEGPGERPEFRDPAWGPAWTAARDYLDLLRTAPDRIRSCAHEACILHFFDTSRNGTRRWCSMAVCGNRAKASRHYARTKEN
- a CDS encoding VOC family protein, with protein sequence MSAIGTLSTGHIGINVTDIERSLAFYGEVLGFEVIGEGKEEGQRFAFLGQGGKLVVTLWQQAEGAYDSGRAGLHHLAFEAESIDHVRAAEAALKARDVSFAYEGVVAHREGAASGGIFFHDPDGTRLEIYAPTGAEGAEAPNESAPTCGFF
- a CDS encoding pyridoxamine 5'-phosphate oxidase family protein yields the protein MDTAPAYHPGSLAVQERVGVRDLADHVGRSIGAGIKPVAAAFLELQPMLVLGAADAEGDVWSSLLTGAPGFVRATGPARISIAGGLPEGDPLDGAFDGGAPVGTIALDPRTRRRMRLNGIASPSARGLAVEAGQVFANCPKYLQKRELYGAEPGARAGAVRRGRALGPAQERFIRAADTFFVATSAPDGVDASHRGGNPGFVRVVSPTELAWPDYQGNSMFLTLGNLEADGRAGLLFLDWSTGDTLQITGTARTEFGPEGRTTYVRIQQTVESEGASPLRWSAPDYSPANPPLDEGAQWAE
- a CDS encoding HPP family protein; translation: MTQTAEAEAPAAVVPGPAPHDHDTVHAPAPARTGWAARIARVAAAGPPRPRLRTVLAATALSTVALLCLVALGGVVHHPLLIPPLAASMALVAGAPDLPLSQPRSVIGGQLLSTLTGFAVLAIAGPGLWTAAVAGGLALGVMMLARTPHSPAAATAVIVALQDPPFRTFVGLVALACALLVTAGLIGSRLTGRRYPTYW
- a CDS encoding NUDIX hydrolase, with product MVQELRVAAYAVCVRDDQILLARWVARDGTRQWTLPGGGMDHGEDPLDTVVREVEEETGHLVEATRLLGVDTIRRRWSRRFGADADWQGLRIVYECRLTGGELRNEVGGSTDLAAWFPLDEVERLDHVELVDTGLALWRERPPLGRLPHRGRTTT